From a single Stomoxys calcitrans chromosome 4, idStoCalc2.1, whole genome shotgun sequence genomic region:
- the LOC106096067 gene encoding uncharacterized protein LOC106096067, whose translation MSHSVTITRTTTNTSYIVLNTGYLKSFSGLLKLCQLLLGAAMVGIFSYYQQNGYCFPGYDGIVFAFLMSVTFMIGTFCLLLSCLTSLSTGAIISKTIYELIYHFVAAILLLACSLQVIIILSDRGHRGNKQLDAYFAAGIIGLINAALYFISTLLAHRSYRGI comes from the exons ATGTCTCACTCCGTGACTATTACTCGTACCACCACCAATACTTCCTACATTGTTTTAAATACTGGCTATTTGAAAAGTTTCAGTGGTCTTTTGAAACTCTGTCAACTG CTTCTTGGCGCTGCCATGGTTGGCATTTTCAGTTACTACCAACAAAATGGATACTGCTTTCCCGGTTATGACGGCATCGTTTTCGCTTTTCTAATGTCAGTGACATTTATGATAGGAACGTTCTGCCTACTGTTGTCATGTTTGACGTCGCTTAGTACGGGAGCAATTATATCAAAAACAATTTAT GAATTAATTTATCACTTTGTAGCTGCTATTCTATTATTGGCCTGCTCTTTGCAAGTTATCATTATATTGAGTGATAGAGGACATAGAGGTAACAAACAACTGGATGCTTATTTCGCGGCTGGCATCATTGGTTTGATCAATGCTGCATTATACTTTATCAGTACACTCTTAGCCCACCGATCTTATCGTGGTATTTAA